Proteins found in one Zea mays cultivar B73 chromosome 1, Zm-B73-REFERENCE-NAM-5.0, whole genome shotgun sequence genomic segment:
- the LOC109943596 gene encoding cLAVATA3/ESR (CLE)-related protein ESR3 precursor — protein sequence MASRMGMVAIMSLFVYAIVVPTSVNANAWQTDDKPGVNRNMEMQQQQGGFIGHRPRLASFNRASNQEGDRKRTVPSGPNHKHNNIPSHTPHHPPSYVQALYEDDRTITSPGPSKSIGPPPLPDRY from the coding sequence ATGGCATCAAGGATGGGAATGGTGGCTATTATGTCACTATTTGTTTACGCTATTGTTGTTCCAACGTCAGTTAATGCTAATGCGTGGCAGACTGATGATAAACCAGGTGTTaatagaaacatggagatgcaaCAACAACAAGGTGGATTTATTGGCCATCGTCCAAGACTTGCATCTTTTAATAGGGCATCAAATCAAGAGGGTGATCGAAAAAGAACTGTGCCTAGCGGGCCAAACCACAAACATAACAACATCCCATCGCATACCCCTCATCATCCACCATCATATGTCCAAGCTCTTTATGAAGATGATAGAACTATAACATCTCCTGGTCCGTCCAAATCGATAGGCCCTCCACCATTACCAGATAGATACTAG
- the LOC100037781 gene encoding CLAVATA3/ESR (CLE)-related protein ESR2-C precursor has translation MASRMGMVAIVSLFVCALAASTSVNANVWQTDDIPVVNSNMVRHSNMERQQQQGGFIGHRPRLASFNRASNQDGDRKRTVPSGPDHMHHSIPSHTPQHPPVYVQALYEDDRSRTSSGPSKSIGPPPLSDRY, from the coding sequence ATGGCATCAAGGATGGGAATGGTGGCTATTGTGTCACTATTTGTTTGTGCTCTTGCTGCTTCAACATCAGTTAATGCTAATGTGTGGCAGACTGATGATATACCAGTTGTTAATAGCAACATGGTGAGGCATAGCAACATGGAGAGGCAACAACAACAAGGTGGATTTATTGGCCATCGTCCAAGACTTGCATCTTTTAATAGggcatcaaatcaagatggtgaTCGAAAAAGAACTGTGCCTAGTGGGCCAGACCACATGCATCACAGCATCCCATCGCATACCCCTCAGCATCCACCAGTGTATGTCCAAGCTCTTTATGAAGATGATAGAAGTAGAACATCTTCTGGTCCATCCAAATCGATAGGCCCTCCACCATTATCGGATAGATACTAG